One Halobacterium sp. DL1 DNA window includes the following coding sequences:
- a CDS encoding inositol monophosphatase yields the protein MLSNVENTAVRACLAGGRHLRDRFGDEVDAEFSRHDVKAAADRASEERMLEVIQSSHPEHAVYAEESGNVSTNGDYRWIVDPLDGTNNFVSGLPSFATAAVVLDDEGPVVGSVYVPVADDLYVARRGEGVRHEGDPVRAESDTPPEKATVGFVIGHDVKLDGRLEEAGRMQDAVGDATKRVVESWSPCVHWGALARGRLDGMVCFHPDDEEQYVGELLVSEAGASIARPGDGRYVAATNEAVREALLTAIS from the coding sequence ATGCTCTCCAACGTAGAGAACACGGCCGTGCGGGCGTGTCTCGCCGGCGGTCGCCACCTCCGCGACCGGTTCGGCGACGAGGTCGACGCTGAGTTCTCCAGACACGACGTGAAGGCCGCGGCCGACCGTGCGTCCGAGGAGCGGATGCTCGAGGTGATTCAGTCTTCTCACCCTGAACACGCGGTGTACGCCGAGGAGTCCGGCAACGTGTCCACAAACGGCGACTACCGCTGGATAGTCGACCCCCTCGACGGAACGAACAACTTCGTCTCGGGCCTCCCGTCGTTCGCGACCGCGGCGGTGGTCCTGGACGATGAGGGGCCGGTCGTCGGTAGCGTCTACGTCCCTGTCGCCGACGACCTCTACGTCGCCCGGCGCGGTGAGGGCGTGCGCCACGAGGGCGACCCGGTTCGCGCCGAGAGCGACACCCCGCCCGAGAAGGCGACGGTCGGGTTCGTCATCGGGCACGACGTGAAACTCGACGGGCGGCTCGAGGAGGCCGGCCGGATGCAGGACGCAGTCGGCGACGCCACGAAGCGCGTGGTCGAGAGCTGGTCGCCCTGCGTCCACTGGGGCGCGCTGGCGAGGGGGCGACTCGACGGGATGGTCTGTTTCCACCCGGACGACGAGGAACAGTACGTCGGTGAACTGCTCGTCTCGGAGGCGGGCGCGTCGATAGCACGGCCAGGCGACGGCCGCTACGTGGCGGCGACGAACGAAGCGGTCCGCGAGGCGCTGTTGACAGCCATCTCGTGA
- a CDS encoding ATPase AAA — translation MSDLGDFADHDRDEAGSGATDAGDDEDDFQRADLDDVGDDAGLGALAVSEGLRIHEDGQETALKAYVTAGNRSAVRLGTYLVAPYPRGEKLFCKITGLEYVQAFQSDDATEIHARRAMRSDGVDEQDYKFLAELDPVAVLYSDQGDLKRRMPDRVPKPETIVRAADDATEIKTGLKIPEDGVFLGHLSVGGEKVRTAAEPPTIDYRVKDDYESGDPLVFRHTLVAGGTGSGKTHSAKNVLRQYLHGDRRYPVDSGGAERRMAVVQFDPQDEYAQMHDDNPEADVSDERDWETQGLAHGGHDDTVAFVPKVGDASYAADHHGAEQVEFTVPFSMVRSNPWLVASSGLNDNQYGALTLLLDRFFGNYGRSGTYEEFCTFLDDPALKEELDESGRVHEATYEAVLRRVHNMPSGLFDQDARSITDLVSDRQFVRPGRLSVVPTYHISNSRAAETVVLAVSSLLVDQKLSNDPTYESIKETPLVVGMDEAHNFLADADSVQATKVVGKFTEAAKQGRKERLGLFLITQDPQDIADPVFKQVNTTVVLNLGDEDAIKAVNIPAELQSKVPYMEKGQMVVYSPDNSEPVEICGLPTCLTRHGRD, via the coding sequence ATGAGCGACCTCGGGGACTTCGCCGACCACGACCGCGACGAGGCGGGCAGTGGTGCGACCGACGCGGGCGACGACGAAGACGACTTCCAGCGCGCGGACCTCGACGACGTCGGCGACGACGCGGGCCTCGGCGCGCTGGCTGTCTCGGAGGGACTCCGCATCCACGAGGACGGCCAGGAGACCGCACTGAAGGCCTACGTCACCGCCGGCAACCGGTCGGCTGTCCGCCTCGGCACGTACCTCGTCGCGCCGTACCCCCGCGGCGAGAAACTGTTCTGCAAGATCACGGGGCTCGAGTACGTCCAGGCGTTCCAGAGCGACGACGCTACGGAGATTCACGCCCGGCGGGCGATGCGCAGCGACGGCGTCGACGAACAGGACTACAAGTTCCTCGCGGAACTCGACCCCGTCGCCGTCCTCTACTCGGACCAGGGCGACCTGAAGCGCCGGATGCCCGACCGCGTGCCGAAACCCGAGACGATAGTTCGGGCGGCCGACGACGCCACTGAGATCAAGACCGGGCTGAAGATTCCGGAGGACGGGGTCTTCCTCGGCCACCTCTCCGTGGGCGGGGAGAAGGTGCGGACCGCAGCGGAACCGCCGACCATCGACTACCGGGTGAAAGACGACTACGAGTCCGGCGACCCCCTCGTCTTCCGGCACACGCTCGTTGCCGGCGGCACCGGCTCCGGGAAGACCCACTCCGCGAAGAACGTCCTGCGGCAGTACCTCCACGGGGACCGCCGCTACCCCGTCGACTCGGGCGGTGCGGAGCGCCGGATGGCGGTCGTCCAGTTCGACCCGCAGGACGAGTACGCCCAGATGCACGACGACAACCCCGAGGCCGACGTGAGCGACGAGCGCGACTGGGAGACCCAGGGGCTCGCCCACGGCGGTCACGACGACACCGTCGCGTTCGTGCCGAAGGTCGGCGACGCGTCGTACGCCGCGGACCACCACGGCGCCGAGCAGGTCGAGTTCACGGTGCCGTTCTCGATGGTGCGCTCGAACCCGTGGCTGGTGGCCTCCAGCGGCCTCAACGACAACCAGTACGGCGCGCTCACGCTGCTCCTCGACCGGTTCTTCGGGAACTACGGCCGGTCGGGGACGTACGAGGAGTTCTGTACGTTCCTCGACGACCCGGCCCTCAAGGAGGAACTCGACGAGAGCGGGCGCGTCCACGAGGCGACCTACGAAGCCGTGCTGCGCCGCGTCCACAACATGCCATCGGGGCTGTTCGACCAGGACGCCCGCTCCATCACCGACCTGGTCTCGGACCGCCAGTTCGTTCGGCCCGGCCGCCTCTCGGTCGTGCCGACGTACCACATCAGCAACTCGCGGGCCGCCGAGACGGTGGTGCTGGCGGTGTCGAGCCTGCTCGTCGACCAGAAGCTCTCGAACGACCCGACCTACGAGTCGATCAAGGAGACGCCGCTCGTCGTCGGAATGGACGAGGCGCACAACTTCCTCGCGGACGCCGACAGCGTGCAGGCGACCAAGGTCGTCGGGAAGTTCACCGAGGCCGCCAAGCAGGGCCGCAAGGAGCGCCTCGGCCTCTTTCTCATCACGCAGGACCCCCAGGATATCGCCGACCCGGTGTTCAAGCAGGTGAACACGACTGTGGTGTTGAACCTCGGCGACGAGGACGCAATCAAGGCCGTGAACATCCCCGCGGAGCTCCAGTCGAAGGTCCCCTACATGGAGAAGGGACAGATGGTCGTCTACTCGCCGGACAACTCCGAACCCGTCGAAATCTGCGGGCTGCCGACGTGCCTGACGCGCCACGGTCGCGACTAG
- a CDS encoding universal stress protein UspA — protein MSRILVPIDGSEQSQDALEYALREFESDDITVINIIDPIEAGYTAQATGPGYSEEWFEQAKGAADELFEAANDTAEEYGNGPLDTATEVGRPSRTIVEYAEENDFDHIVMGSHGRAGVTRILLGSVAESVVRRSPMPVTIVR, from the coding sequence ATGTCGAGGATTCTCGTCCCCATCGACGGTTCCGAGCAGTCCCAGGACGCCCTGGAGTACGCCCTCCGGGAGTTCGAGTCCGACGACATCACGGTCATCAACATCATCGACCCTATCGAGGCCGGGTACACGGCCCAGGCGACCGGCCCAGGCTACTCCGAGGAGTGGTTCGAACAGGCGAAGGGAGCGGCCGACGAGCTGTTCGAGGCGGCCAACGACACCGCCGAGGAGTACGGCAACGGCCCCCTCGACACCGCGACAGAGGTCGGCCGACCGAGCCGCACCATCGTGGAGTACGCCGAGGAGAACGACTTCGACCACATCGTGATGGGGAGCCACGGCCGGGCCGGCGTGACCCGCATCCTCCTCGGCAGCGTCGCCGAAAGCGTGGTGCGCCGCTCGCCGATGCCGGTGACTATCGTCCGCTAA
- a CDS encoding circadian clock protein, KaiC: MAEDDDDWFEEAFDDEAEESADQSGDSPVDDEAVDGPPGDAGEAADEPPGDADEATSDDDGPEDDDPADALDLGDEPTPDADDRSDFGGDDPDDFANAFGGGGGAQGDGDELFEDDFADAFGGGGAGGSGGGGGSQGGGDGTFGFDIDGDAGGGAPGGFEEEAEYDSDIPRINIGIEGLDEMIQGGVPERSLMVAVGEAGTGKTTFGLQFLQEAVENGERAGFITLEESRERVVQSAVDKGWEFDRHIDDGNLAIIDIDPIEMANSLTSIRNELPRLVEEFGASRLVLDSVSLLEMMYDDQSKRRTEIYDFTKSLKEAGVTTMLTSEASEDNPFSSRYGIIEYLTDAVVVLRYIRPEDFRETRLAVEIQKIRDANHSRETKPYEITHQGISVYRQANIF; this comes from the coding sequence GTGGCTGAGGACGACGACGACTGGTTCGAGGAGGCGTTCGACGACGAGGCCGAGGAGTCGGCCGACCAGTCCGGGGACTCGCCAGTCGACGATGAGGCGGTTGACGGACCGCCGGGAGACGCGGGGGAGGCCGCCGACGAACCGCCGGGAGACGCGGACGAGGCTACCAGTGACGACGACGGCCCGGAGGATGACGACCCGGCCGACGCACTCGACCTGGGGGACGAACCGACGCCGGACGCGGACGACAGGAGCGACTTCGGCGGCGACGACCCGGACGACTTCGCGAACGCGTTCGGCGGCGGGGGTGGCGCCCAGGGCGATGGCGACGAGCTCTTCGAGGACGACTTCGCGGACGCGTTCGGCGGCGGTGGCGCCGGCGGCAGCGGCGGTGGGGGCGGTTCCCAGGGCGGTGGCGACGGAACCTTCGGATTCGACATCGACGGCGACGCCGGCGGCGGGGCGCCCGGCGGCTTCGAGGAGGAGGCGGAGTACGACTCGGATATTCCCCGCATCAACATCGGCATCGAGGGCCTCGACGAGATGATCCAGGGCGGCGTCCCCGAGCGCTCGCTGATGGTCGCCGTCGGCGAAGCCGGCACCGGGAAGACCACGTTCGGCCTCCAGTTCCTCCAGGAGGCCGTCGAGAACGGCGAGCGAGCCGGCTTCATCACGCTCGAGGAGTCCCGCGAGCGAGTCGTCCAGAGTGCCGTCGACAAGGGCTGGGAGTTCGACAGGCACATCGACGACGGGAACCTCGCTATCATCGACATCGACCCCATCGAGATGGCGAACTCCCTCACCAGCATCCGCAATGAACTCCCCCGCCTCGTCGAGGAGTTCGGTGCCAGCCGACTCGTGCTGGACTCCGTCTCCCTGCTGGAGATGATGTACGACGACCAGTCCAAGCGCCGCACCGAGATCTACGACTTCACGAAGTCGCTGAAGGAGGCCGGCGTCACCACGATGCTCACCAGCGAGGCCAGCGAGGACAACCCGTTCTCCTCGCGGTACGGCATCATCGAGTACCTCACCGACGCCGTCGTCGTCCTCCGCTACATCCGTCCGGAGGACTTCCGGGAGACCCGCCTCGCCGTCGAGATCCAGAAGATACGGGACGCCAACCACTCCCGCGAGACCAAACCGTACGAGATCACCCACCAGGGCATCAGCGTCTACCGACAGGCGAACATCTTCTGA
- a CDS encoding inorganic polyphosphate/ATP-NAD kinase, translating into MRVGIVAQRGNSRAAYLAADLRELLADEDVEVWLDTATAASLDAEGRDVDTFDACELVVSIGGDGTFLFAARGAGSTPVLGVNLGEVGFLNAVDPGQAVEATRREVRRYEETGEVSYREVPRVTATGEDWSLNPALNEVVVAGEQRGHGHGVDVEVRVDGSLYEATHADGVLVSTPTGSTAYNLSEGGPLVKPGVDALVVTGMCPTEPMPPLVAGVDSEVTVRVDGPENAVVSSDGRNREHVETPAVVTVRTTDDPARVAGPETDFFQALNKLE; encoded by the coding sequence ATGCGCGTTGGAATCGTCGCACAGCGCGGGAACTCTCGCGCTGCGTACCTGGCGGCGGACCTGCGGGAGTTACTCGCCGACGAGGACGTCGAGGTGTGGCTGGACACGGCGACGGCGGCCTCGCTCGACGCCGAGGGTCGCGACGTCGACACGTTCGACGCCTGCGAACTGGTCGTGAGCATCGGAGGCGACGGGACGTTCCTGTTCGCCGCGCGGGGCGCGGGGTCGACACCAGTCCTCGGCGTGAACCTCGGGGAGGTGGGCTTCCTGAACGCCGTCGACCCGGGGCAGGCCGTCGAGGCGACGCGCCGGGAGGTCAGGCGGTACGAGGAGACCGGTGAAGTCAGCTACCGGGAGGTGCCGCGGGTCACTGCGACGGGGGAGGACTGGTCGTTGAATCCCGCGCTCAACGAGGTGGTCGTGGCCGGCGAGCAGCGCGGCCACGGCCACGGGGTGGACGTGGAAGTGCGCGTGGACGGCTCCCTGTACGAGGCGACGCACGCCGACGGCGTGCTCGTGTCGACGCCGACCGGGAGCACGGCGTACAACCTCAGCGAGGGCGGCCCGCTCGTCAAGCCGGGCGTCGACGCCCTCGTGGTGACGGGGATGTGCCCCACGGAGCCGATGCCGCCGCTGGTGGCGGGCGTGGACAGCGAGGTGACTGTGCGCGTCGACGGCCCGGAGAACGCGGTCGTCTCCAGCGACGGCAGGAACCGCGAGCACGTCGAGACGCCGGCGGTCGTGACGGTTCGTACCACGGACGACCCGGCGCGGGTCGCGGGCCCGGAGACGGACTTCTTCCAGGCGCTGAACAAACTGGAGTGA
- a CDS encoding GTP cyclohydrolase (MptA; in Methanocaldococcus this protein converts GTP to 7,8-dihydro-D-neopterin 2',3'-cyclic phosphate as the first step in methanopterin biosynthesis), translating to MSQQLPDVQATEPDVRVGLSQVGVTGVEKLVKIAREDKRPIALMADFEVFVDLPQGRKGIDMSRNMEVIDETLEAAVSERVYQVEEMCGDTAERLLEKHDYTTTATVKMEAELMIQDETPASERPTQGTVDIIASATARENEPTREEIGARVVGMTVCPCSQQMMSETARETLRDLGVGEREVRKFLQEVPQAGHSQRGHATLTVEAAGDPEVDLMDIVDLARDSMSARIYNMAKRPDEDHMTYAAHANAKFVEDCVRSMAEGVVAEFDHLDDDAVVTMKQSNDESIHQHNAHAERIAEFGTLREEVNGN from the coding sequence ATGAGCCAGCAGCTTCCGGACGTGCAGGCGACCGAGCCGGACGTCAGGGTCGGACTCAGCCAGGTCGGCGTCACGGGGGTCGAGAAGCTCGTGAAGATCGCCCGCGAGGACAAGCGCCCGATCGCGCTGATGGCCGACTTCGAGGTGTTCGTCGACCTCCCGCAGGGCCGGAAGGGAATCGACATGAGCCGGAACATGGAGGTCATCGACGAGACCCTGGAGGCCGCCGTCTCGGAGCGGGTCTACCAGGTCGAGGAGATGTGCGGAGACACCGCCGAGCGACTGCTCGAGAAGCACGACTACACGACGACGGCGACGGTGAAGATGGAGGCCGAGTTGATGATCCAGGACGAAACGCCGGCGAGCGAGCGCCCGACCCAGGGCACCGTCGACATCATCGCGTCGGCGACCGCCCGCGAGAACGAACCGACCCGCGAGGAAATCGGCGCCCGCGTCGTCGGCATGACGGTCTGTCCGTGCAGCCAGCAGATGATGAGCGAGACCGCGCGGGAGACGCTGCGGGACCTCGGCGTCGGCGAGCGCGAGGTGCGGAAGTTCCTCCAGGAGGTCCCGCAGGCGGGCCACAGCCAGCGCGGGCACGCGACGCTCACCGTGGAGGCCGCGGGCGACCCCGAGGTCGACCTGATGGACATCGTCGACCTCGCGCGGGACTCGATGAGCGCCCGCATCTACAACATGGCCAAGCGACCGGACGAGGACCACATGACCTACGCGGCTCACGCGAACGCGAAGTTCGTCGAGGACTGCGTGCGCTCGATGGCGGAGGGCGTCGTCGCGGAGTTCGACCACCTCGACGACGACGCCGTGGTGACGATGAAGCAGTCCAACGACGAGTCCATCCACCAGCACAACGCCCACGCCGAGCGAATCGCGGAGTTCGGGACGCTCCGCGAAGAAGTGAACGGGAACTAG
- a CDS encoding pyridoxamine 5'-phosphate oxidase, with amino-acid sequence MADPHRSTPETEESYGIPEGDGALDWSFVADRLRDQQTFWLATTRPDGHPHTRPVWGVYVEGTFYCGGGERTRWVRNLAANPAVSVHSESGTEFVILEGRAERVTDDETQARVDDAYEEKYDVRHGSPVFAVHPERAFAWAAFPTDATRWTF; translated from the coding sequence ATGGCCGACCCCCACCGCAGCACGCCCGAGACGGAGGAGAGCTACGGCATCCCAGAGGGTGACGGCGCCCTCGACTGGTCGTTCGTTGCCGACCGCCTCCGCGACCAGCAGACCTTCTGGCTCGCCACCACCCGGCCCGACGGCCACCCGCACACCCGCCCGGTGTGGGGCGTCTACGTCGAGGGCACGTTCTACTGCGGCGGCGGCGAGCGCACGCGCTGGGTCCGCAATCTCGCCGCGAACCCCGCCGTGAGCGTCCACTCCGAGAGCGGGACTGAGTTCGTGATTCTGGAGGGGCGCGCCGAACGCGTCACCGACGACGAGACCCAGGCGCGCGTCGACGACGCCTACGAGGAGAAGTACGACGTCCGCCACGGTTCACCGGTGTTCGCGGTGCACCCTGAGCGCGCGTTCGCGTGGGCGGCGTTCCCGACGGACGCGACGCGCTGGACGTTCTAG
- a CDS encoding transcriptional regulator — protein MADLRDIGLSEYEASAYRALLRTGPATAKELSEESGVPMGRIYDVLGSVESQHLVRSQAASRPKKYVAVEPDTALDRLLDDRKRELREKADQYESVVDDLTRDLQDPTAPEDGFWTAALGPDDSLGLLLERLDAATDSIVLVSGTPSSSFDFDDVSGRVFGRLEAAVDRGVSVSVLMSQGLARSMPDVVNERYATDLADSPDYEVRVGDGIDGNVTIVDGAEVCLEVSNPVEPDEAFAIIDLQDAEFAADVYAAFEDSWTDADALD, from the coding sequence ATGGCTGATTTGAGGGACATCGGGCTCTCGGAGTACGAGGCGAGCGCCTACCGTGCGCTCCTCCGGACCGGTCCGGCAACCGCCAAGGAGTTGTCAGAGGAGAGCGGGGTACCGATGGGCCGCATCTACGACGTGCTCGGGAGCGTCGAGTCCCAGCACCTCGTCCGCAGTCAGGCCGCGAGTCGGCCGAAGAAGTACGTCGCCGTCGAACCGGACACGGCGCTCGACCGCCTGCTCGACGACCGGAAGCGCGAACTCCGCGAGAAGGCCGACCAGTACGAGTCGGTCGTCGACGACCTCACCCGCGACCTCCAGGACCCGACCGCCCCCGAGGACGGCTTCTGGACGGCCGCGCTCGGCCCCGACGACTCGCTGGGCCTGCTGCTCGAACGCCTCGACGCCGCCACCGACAGCATCGTCCTCGTCTCGGGCACCCCCTCCTCCAGTTTCGACTTCGACGACGTCAGCGGGCGCGTGTTCGGGCGCCTCGAGGCCGCCGTCGACCGCGGCGTCTCCGTCTCCGTGCTGATGTCCCAGGGCCTCGCGCGCTCGATGCCGGACGTCGTCAACGAGCGCTACGCCACGGACCTCGCCGACAGCCCCGACTACGAGGTCCGCGTCGGCGACGGCATCGACGGCAACGTGACCATCGTGGACGGCGCCGAGGTCTGCCTCGAGGTGTCGAACCCCGTCGAACCCGACGAGGCGTTCGCCATCATCGACCTCCAGGACGCGGAGTTCGCCGCCGACGTCTACGCCGCCTTCGAGGACAGCTGGACCGACGCAGACGCGCTCGACTGA
- a CDS encoding FsxA codes for MPRFRWLFLALLIVPLADALFLVFVASELGWKVTVAIVVLTALLGTLFVRAEGRHTIRRIQRALATGESPADELIDGAFLIAAGAFLLTPGLLTDALGFLLVFPVTRIPFRYAVKRWVIIPKLDERTGGFATGNVYTFGFPGDGANPFGGDSGGSGGGGFDPRDFDQTASSEDTVDLDEESYDVEFDDDEERQ; via the coding sequence ATGCCTCGATTCCGGTGGCTGTTCCTGGCGCTGCTCATCGTCCCCCTCGCGGACGCGCTGTTCCTGGTGTTCGTCGCCAGCGAACTCGGCTGGAAGGTCACCGTCGCTATCGTCGTGCTCACCGCCCTGCTCGGCACGCTGTTCGTCCGCGCCGAGGGTCGCCACACCATCCGGCGCATCCAGCGCGCGCTGGCCACCGGCGAGTCCCCGGCCGACGAACTCATCGACGGCGCGTTCCTCATCGCCGCCGGCGCGTTCCTCCTCACGCCCGGCCTGCTCACCGACGCCCTCGGCTTCCTGCTCGTCTTCCCGGTGACGCGCATCCCGTTCCGGTACGCAGTCAAGCGCTGGGTCATCATCCCGAAACTCGACGAGCGCACCGGCGGCTTCGCCACCGGCAACGTCTACACGTTCGGCTTCCCCGGTGACGGCGCCAACCCCTTCGGCGGCGACTCGGGGGGCTCGGGCGGCGGCGGCTTCGACCCCCGGGACTTCGACCAGACTGCCAGCAGCGAGGACACTGTCGACCTCGACGAGGAGTCCTACGACGTGGAGTTCGACGACGACGAAGAGCGCCAGTAA
- a CDS encoding heme biosynthesis protein encodes MVAEDWRERLDDTDARLVDEYQSGFPVRERPFEVVAADLGTTEADVVERVQRLRDAGVFRRFGAVLNPPVIGSSTLAAVRAPEDRFEEIAEIINGYRQVNHNYRRAHEYNQWFVVTAGSREKRDEILADIEERTGCEVLNLPMLTDYYIDLEFPVVNSDRFARESLESTDVSATRISENATGDLAALDADLLLAIQDGFPLSLTPYRDVADEIGADVEEVLAAVERLLADGCIKRVGCIVNHVVTGFDANCMVVWDVPDDELDERGVDVGTLPYVTLCYHRPRRPDQEWPYNLFTMIHGREGDAVDEKIDELAAEYLPFDHERLYSEATLKQTGARYEELVGE; translated from the coding sequence ATGGTTGCGGAGGACTGGCGGGAACGCCTCGACGACACGGACGCACGCCTCGTCGACGAGTACCAGAGCGGTTTCCCCGTCCGCGAGCGCCCCTTCGAGGTCGTCGCGGCGGACCTCGGGACGACCGAGGCGGACGTCGTCGAACGCGTCCAGCGCCTCCGTGACGCGGGCGTCTTCCGGCGGTTCGGCGCCGTGCTCAACCCACCAGTCATTGGCTCCTCGACGCTCGCCGCCGTCCGGGCGCCCGAGGACCGCTTCGAAGAGATAGCAGAGATCATCAACGGCTACCGGCAGGTGAACCACAACTACCGGCGCGCCCACGAGTACAACCAGTGGTTCGTCGTCACCGCGGGTAGCCGCGAGAAGCGCGACGAGATTCTCGCCGACATCGAGGAGCGAACGGGCTGCGAGGTGCTGAACCTCCCGATGCTGACGGACTACTACATCGACCTGGAGTTCCCGGTGGTAAATTCGGATAGATTTGCCCGGGAGAGCCTGGAGAGCACGGACGTCTCCGCGACGCGCATCAGCGAGAACGCTACCGGCGACCTCGCTGCGCTGGACGCCGACCTGCTGTTGGCCATTCAGGACGGCTTCCCGCTGTCTCTGACGCCGTATCGGGACGTCGCCGACGAAATCGGCGCCGACGTCGAGGAGGTGCTCGCCGCCGTCGAGCGGCTGCTCGCCGACGGCTGCATCAAGCGCGTCGGCTGCATCGTCAACCACGTCGTCACGGGATTCGACGCCAACTGCATGGTCGTCTGGGACGTCCCCGACGACGAACTCGACGAGCGCGGCGTCGACGTCGGGACGCTGCCGTACGTGACGCTGTGCTACCACCGGCCGCGGCGACCCGACCAGGAGTGGCCGTACAACCTCTTCACGATGATCCACGGTCGCGAGGGCGACGCCGTCGACGAGAAGATCGACGAACTCGCCGCGGAGTACCTGCCGTTCGACCACGAGCGGCTGTACAGCGAGGCGACGCTGAAGCAGACCGGCGCACGCTACGAGGAACTGGTCGGCGAGTAG
- a CDS encoding anthranilate phosphoribosyltransferase, with product MSDSYGEWPLQRLMTEVVGSGPKSAADMSREQAAEAFERILDLHPDPTTLGAFWLANRWKRNNGEELGAYVDVMREESVVTAEPDADPVDCGANYDGKQSSALLGVAAGVVAAAAGTPVVVHSGDRVPTQQGDAYKHVLDELGVRTEVSPEESARMVDEVGFGFYYQPNFNPVVDALWDRREKMGVRTFVNTVETLGNPANADVHLGSFYHLAFAKKIVETVRESEDVGFDRVLMFQGMEGYDDVRPGSTTVAEWSEGGDIEDFTVETPDYGMDFESEDLNVDDVAVDSAEITLDVLAGEERGPFADAVALNAALRMYAGEDVDSIDEGVDRAREVVTDGRAESLLADLCAF from the coding sequence ATGAGCGATTCGTACGGCGAGTGGCCGCTACAGCGCCTGATGACCGAGGTCGTCGGTTCGGGGCCGAAGTCCGCCGCGGACATGTCCCGCGAGCAGGCCGCGGAGGCGTTCGAGCGCATCCTGGACCTCCACCCCGACCCAACGACGCTGGGCGCGTTCTGGCTGGCCAACCGCTGGAAGCGAAACAACGGCGAGGAACTCGGCGCGTACGTCGACGTGATGCGCGAGGAGAGCGTCGTCACCGCCGAACCCGACGCCGACCCCGTGGACTGCGGCGCGAACTACGACGGCAAGCAGTCGAGCGCTCTGCTCGGCGTCGCCGCTGGCGTCGTCGCGGCCGCCGCTGGCACGCCGGTCGTCGTCCACTCTGGTGACCGCGTGCCGACACAGCAGGGCGACGCGTACAAGCACGTCCTCGACGAACTCGGCGTCCGCACCGAGGTCTCCCCCGAGGAGAGCGCGCGGATGGTCGACGAGGTGGGCTTCGGCTTCTACTACCAGCCGAACTTCAACCCGGTCGTCGACGCGCTGTGGGACCGCCGCGAGAAGATGGGCGTCCGGACGTTCGTCAACACCGTCGAGACGCTCGGTAACCCCGCGAACGCCGACGTCCACCTCGGCTCGTTCTACCACCTCGCGTTCGCGAAAAAGATCGTCGAGACGGTACGCGAGAGCGAGGACGTTGGCTTCGACCGCGTCCTGATGTTCCAGGGGATGGAGGGGTACGACGACGTTCGCCCCGGCTCCACGACCGTCGCGGAGTGGAGCGAGGGCGGCGACATCGAGGACTTCACCGTCGAGACGCCGGACTACGGGATGGACTTCGAGAGCGAGGACCTCAACGTCGACGACGTGGCCGTCGACTCCGCGGAGATCACGCTCGACGTGCTGGCCGGCGAGGAACGCGGCCCGTTCGCGGACGCCGTGGCACTCAACGCCGCGCTCCGCATGTACGCCGGCGAGGACGTCGACTCCATCGACGAGGGCGTCGACCGGGCCCGCGAGGTCGTCACCGACGGCCGCGCCGAGTCGCTGCTCGCCGACCTCTGTGCGTTCTGA
- a CDS encoding cyclophilin gives MTIQATLHTSEGDIEVELYDDRAPRTVENFVNLAEHDPAAGDDPAPGTPTWEDPESGEVRGDALYNDVKFHRVIEGFMIQGGDPTESGRGGPGYEFEDEFHEDLRHDGPGVLSMANSGPDTNGSQFFITLDAQPHLDDRHAVFGKVTDGMDVVEAIGNVETGPNDQPQRDVVLESVEVHE, from the coding sequence ATGACTATCCAGGCGACGCTCCACACGAGCGAAGGCGACATCGAGGTCGAACTGTACGACGACCGGGCCCCGCGGACGGTCGAGAACTTCGTCAACCTGGCGGAACACGACCCCGCAGCCGGCGACGACCCGGCCCCCGGCACGCCCACCTGGGAGGACCCAGAGAGCGGCGAGGTGCGGGGCGACGCCCTCTACAACGACGTGAAGTTCCACCGCGTCATCGAGGGGTTCATGATTCAGGGCGGCGACCCGACGGAGTCCGGTCGCGGCGGCCCTGGCTACGAGTTCGAGGACGAGTTCCACGAGGACCTCCGCCACGACGGCCCCGGCGTGCTCTCGATGGCGAACTCCGGCCCGGACACGAACGGCTCGCAGTTCTTCATCACGCTGGACGCCCAGCCACACCTCGACGACCGCCACGCGGTCTTCGGGAAGGTCACCGACGGCATGGACGTCGTCGAGGCCATCGGCAACGTCGAGACGGGCCCCAACGACCAGCCACAGCGCGACGTCGTCCTCGAGTCCGTCGAAGTCCACGAGTAG